The following proteins are encoded in a genomic region of Paenibacillus sp. FSL H3-0469:
- a CDS encoding phosphoribosyltransferase — MSASYASLSESIRKARNVRINKNKDTAYDFKLYPFGERGTYIAPELIREITHNLADAVAEQFPDFDYIVSPEPGGHTWGMLAAYKLMKPMNILRLSTELYENYEVSVRRETAYNENYIYFDGFSSGDRVLLLDDVISSGATIRCIAAQLSVMNIELVGVQAILAKGEHYKQLEADIGAPVRFLSQV; from the coding sequence ATGAGTGCATCCTACGCAAGCTTAAGTGAATCGATCCGTAAGGCCAGAAATGTGAGGATCAACAAGAACAAGGACACCGCCTATGACTTCAAGCTCTACCCCTTCGGAGAACGCGGAACGTATATCGCCCCCGAGCTGATCCGTGAAATCACTCACAATCTGGCGGATGCTGTAGCGGAGCAATTTCCCGATTTTGATTACATTGTCTCCCCTGAACCCGGCGGTCATACCTGGGGTATGCTGGCTGCCTACAAGCTGATGAAGCCGATGAATATTCTGCGCCTCAGTACGGAGCTGTATGAGAATTATGAGGTTAGTGTCCGGCGCGAGACGGCGTATAATGAGAATTATATCTATTTTGACGGCTTCTCTTCCGGTGACCGCGTGCTGCTGCTGGATGATGTGATTAGTTCAGGCGCTACGATCCGCTGCATTGCTGCTCAATTGTCTGTGATGAACATCGAACTTGTCGGCGTGCAGGCAATTCTGGCCAAAGGGGAGCATTACAAGCAGCTGGAAGCGGACATTGGAGCACCCGTCAGGTTCCTGTCCCAGGTATGA
- the hpt gene encoding hypoxanthine phosphoribosyltransferase, producing MSQITKVLVSKDQLQQRVQELGAEISRDYEGKELVLIGILKGGAVFMSDLMREITFPVGIDYMSVSSYGASATSSGVITIKKDIDIDIRGKHVLLVEDLIDTGLTLQHLQQLFALREAASVRICTILSKPSRRLVDVPIDYSGIDIPDEFVVGYGLDYAEQYRNLPEVWIIKTGE from the coding sequence ATGAGCCAAATTACCAAAGTTCTGGTCAGCAAGGACCAGCTACAGCAGCGAGTACAGGAGCTGGGCGCTGAAATATCGCGCGACTACGAAGGCAAGGAGCTTGTCCTTATCGGTATTCTTAAGGGCGGTGCTGTATTCATGTCCGACCTGATGCGGGAGATTACTTTTCCGGTTGGCATCGATTATATGTCGGTCTCCAGCTACGGTGCCAGCGCCACCTCTTCCGGTGTCATCACGATTAAGAAGGATATCGACATTGATATCCGGGGCAAGCATGTCCTGCTCGTCGAGGATCTGATCGACACCGGGCTGACACTTCAGCATCTGCAGCAGCTGTTCGCCCTGCGCGAAGCCGCCAGCGTACGCATCTGTACCATCCTCAGCAAGCCTTCCCGCCGCCTGGTCGATGTCCCCATTGACTACAGCGGGATTGACATTCCGGACGAATTCGTCGTCGGCTACGGTCTCGACTATGCCGAGCAATACCGTAATCTGCCGGAGGTCTGGATCATCAAGACTGGTGAATAG
- a CDS encoding DUF3502 domain-containing protein gives MKGKKIASSLAAVLMLTGVLSACSSSNNANGNTGSSNTPSSSTNSGGVDTSKEAKLTYYLWGSEGVTNKDILAEINKKLKADLNTTLEIKYIDWGDVATKYPLLFASGESFDLSHASPGAPVSYYTLATEGALTDITDMLDKVAPKLKAEVPESSWQNTKVDGKIYGVPSLFSEYTPAGYAYRTDLLKKYGMTDIKSVDDMVKYMDNVVANESFPPINGKAEDAQNMYRMLVDTTGMWLNAPGISLNELNLVTKSPEDYKTVFHPAFTQEFEDWAVKMREWGDKGYWGKDVLSASLGSKDNFRAANSAGYLTHAQDWIGQYGGDIKALPDAPTAFYTFAEANKKIKRKMGVDNSTVISANSNNPERSLMVIEKFMTDKSYYDLMQYGIEGKHYIIEDGVKKQPPGFNEKTDGGGFSAWSLRNDKFVIPSDTENPVRKELFAAWDKEAIDDPYNGFSFDPANVTTEIASISNVNAQLGIQLMLGKTNKDPKTAVAEYRDQLKKAGVDKVIAEVEKQLAEFTPVN, from the coding sequence ATGAAAGGTAAAAAGATTGCTTCTTCTCTAGCTGCTGTCCTCATGCTTACTGGAGTGCTATCCGCTTGTTCGTCAAGCAATAATGCAAATGGAAATACGGGTTCGTCGAATACTCCATCCTCTTCCACTAATTCCGGAGGCGTAGACACTTCTAAGGAAGCGAAGCTGACGTACTACCTGTGGGGCAGTGAGGGAGTTACCAATAAAGACATTCTGGCTGAGATTAACAAGAAGCTTAAGGCTGATCTGAATACTACGCTTGAAATCAAATATATTGACTGGGGAGACGTAGCAACCAAGTATCCGCTGTTGTTCGCTTCCGGCGAATCGTTCGATCTGTCGCATGCATCTCCGGGTGCTCCTGTGTCTTACTACACCCTGGCTACTGAAGGTGCGCTGACTGACATTACCGACATGCTGGATAAGGTAGCGCCTAAGCTGAAGGCTGAGGTTCCAGAATCCTCCTGGCAGAACACCAAGGTGGACGGCAAAATCTACGGCGTACCGAGTCTTTTCAGTGAATATACGCCTGCCGGTTATGCCTACCGTACCGATCTGCTGAAGAAATACGGCATGACTGACATTAAGTCTGTTGATGATATGGTTAAATACATGGATAATGTGGTTGCCAATGAATCCTTCCCGCCAATTAACGGTAAGGCTGAGGATGCACAGAACATGTACAGAATGCTCGTTGATACTACAGGCATGTGGCTGAACGCACCTGGTATCTCACTCAATGAATTGAACCTGGTCACTAAGAGCCCAGAGGATTACAAGACTGTATTCCATCCGGCCTTCACCCAGGAATTCGAGGATTGGGCTGTGAAAATGCGTGAGTGGGGCGACAAGGGCTACTGGGGTAAAGATGTTCTGTCTGCTTCCCTCGGCAGCAAAGACAACTTCAGAGCCGCGAACTCTGCAGGTTATCTGACTCATGCCCAGGACTGGATCGGCCAGTATGGCGGAGATATCAAGGCGCTGCCTGATGCTCCTACAGCTTTCTATACTTTTGCTGAAGCCAACAAGAAAATCAAACGTAAAATGGGTGTAGACAACTCAACCGTTATCAGCGCCAATTCCAATAATCCAGAGCGCTCTCTGATGGTTATTGAGAAGTTCATGACAGATAAGAGCTACTACGATCTGATGCAGTACGGTATTGAAGGCAAGCACTATATCATTGAAGACGGCGTGAAGAAACAGCCTCCAGGCTTCAATGAGAAAACAGATGGCGGCGGCTTCTCGGCTTGGTCGCTCAGAAACGATAAGTTCGTGATCCCTAGTGATACTGAGAACCCGGTCCGTAAAGAACTGTTCGCTGCATGGGATAAAGAAGCGATCGATGATCCGTACAACGGCTTCAGCTTCGACCCGGCTAATGTAACTACTGAAATTGCTTCGATCTCTAACGTGAATGCACAGCTTGGTATCCAGCTCATGCTGGGTAAAACAAACAAAGATCCAAAAACGGCTGTAGCTGAATACCGCGATCAGCTGAAAAAAGCAGGAGTTGACAAGGTCATTGCCGAAGTAGAGAAACAATTGGCAGAATTTACACCTGTTAACTAA
- a CDS encoding LacI family DNA-binding transcriptional regulator, which translates to MDVNIKDIARISGVGISTVSRVINNKGLVSDATREKVLSVVKEYNYIPNSNARNLKTTQSKNIALMVKGITNPFFSIMIKEIERQVNLRGYPFLIHQVEDGTDEINAAIQLVKEKNLSGIIFMGGTYNHSEEKFKQLTVPFVLTTITTSQEVDPSIFSSVTIDESKEAYKATSYLLSLGHRNIGFLAKSPLLEDTTGSRRLLGYKMALEEHNIPYNPGFVEDCEYSPSSGFNAARRLLNRDRTVTAIFAASDTIAIGAAKAVLTAGLSIPDDISIIGFDGIEMAEYYHPALDTISQPGTEMALSSVGVLFDLITKHSSHQHIVYDAVLLKRGSCKMIKGR; encoded by the coding sequence GTGGACGTAAACATTAAGGATATCGCGAGGATATCCGGTGTCGGCATCTCAACAGTGTCCAGAGTCATTAATAACAAGGGTCTGGTGAGCGATGCCACCCGGGAGAAGGTACTGAGTGTCGTCAAGGAATATAACTATATTCCCAATTCCAATGCCCGAAATCTGAAAACAACCCAATCCAAGAATATTGCACTCATGGTCAAAGGGATCACTAACCCGTTCTTCTCCATTATGATTAAGGAGATTGAACGTCAGGTCAATCTGCGCGGCTATCCGTTTCTTATCCATCAGGTTGAGGACGGCACCGATGAGATTAATGCGGCTATTCAGCTGGTGAAGGAGAAGAATCTCAGCGGAATTATTTTCATGGGCGGTACCTATAATCACTCCGAAGAGAAATTCAAGCAGTTAACGGTTCCATTCGTACTTACGACCATCACTACCTCACAGGAAGTGGACCCGTCCATCTTCTCAAGCGTAACGATCGATGAATCCAAGGAAGCCTATAAGGCGACCTCTTATTTACTTTCACTTGGTCATCGGAACATCGGCTTTCTCGCCAAATCCCCCTTACTGGAAGACACCACAGGCAGCCGCCGCCTTCTTGGCTACAAAATGGCGCTGGAAGAACATAACATACCTTATAATCCGGGATTTGTAGAGGATTGTGAATACAGTCCAAGCTCAGGCTTCAATGCTGCACGCAGACTGCTTAACCGTGACAGAACGGTAACCGCTATCTTTGCGGCCTCCGATACGATTGCGATCGGTGCGGCCAAAGCTGTGCTTACCGCAGGCTTATCTATCCCTGATGATATTTCCATCATTGGCTTCGACGGTATTGAGATGGCTGAGTACTATCATCCTGCGCTGGATACGATCAGCCAGCCGGGCACTGAAATGGCACTGTCCAGTGTGGGCGTGCTGTTCGACCTGATTACCAAACATTCTTCCCATCAGCACATTGTCTATGATGCGGTATTGCTCAAACGGGGCTCTTGCAAGATGATTAAGGGCCGGTAA
- a CDS encoding sugar phosphate isomerase/epimerase, whose translation MQDSLRIGTLVRGGEAVQVIPQIVEHGFESFQLNFWQTTGGIDLVETAARVRELAAEHHFVISAVGIYGNPLGGGPEAETEATLAGWEQLIEHAHLFGTDLIGGFTGRLPGSSIDESLPRFAEVFGELSKRAADKGLRIAFENCAMGGSWQKGDWNIAHNPTAWEKMFNAVTADNLGLEWEPAHQLTALIDPVPQLRKWVDKIFHVHGKDATIAWDIVKEYGIHGPKPYVWDRTPGFGDTNWTDIITILRQGGYQGTIDIEGWHDPVYRDELEMTGQVHALNYLKHCRGGTMTPNPVV comes from the coding sequence ATGCAAGATTCACTGAGAATAGGGACGCTTGTACGCGGCGGCGAAGCCGTCCAGGTCATTCCGCAGATTGTGGAGCATGGCTTCGAATCCTTTCAACTGAATTTCTGGCAGACGACAGGCGGAATCGATCTGGTGGAGACCGCAGCCAGGGTCCGGGAGCTGGCGGCGGAGCATCACTTCGTCATCTCTGCTGTCGGGATCTACGGCAATCCGCTTGGCGGCGGGCCGGAGGCTGAGACGGAGGCCACCTTGGCAGGCTGGGAGCAGCTGATTGAGCACGCCCACTTGTTCGGGACGGACCTTATCGGCGGCTTCACCGGACGGCTGCCCGGCTCGTCGATTGACGAATCGCTTCCGAGATTCGCCGAGGTGTTCGGGGAATTGTCGAAGCGGGCAGCAGATAAGGGGCTGCGGATTGCTTTTGAGAACTGTGCGATGGGCGGGAGCTGGCAGAAGGGGGATTGGAATATCGCCCATAACCCTACAGCTTGGGAGAAAATGTTCAACGCGGTTACAGCAGATAACCTGGGTCTTGAATGGGAGCCTGCCCACCAGCTGACCGCGCTGATTGATCCGGTTCCGCAACTGCGCAAATGGGTGGATAAGATCTTCCATGTTCATGGCAAGGACGCGACGATTGCCTGGGATATAGTCAAGGAGTACGGAATTCATGGTCCGAAGCCTTATGTGTGGGACCGGACGCCGGGCTTCGGGGATACGAACTGGACGGATATTATCACGATTCTCCGGCAGGGCGGCTATCAGGGCACGATTGATATTGAAGGCTGGCATGATCCGGTCTACCGGGACGAGCTGGAAATGACAGGCCAGGTTCATGCATTGAATTACCTGAAACATTGCCGGGGCGGCACTATGACACCCAATCCGGTTGTATGA
- a CDS encoding DUF3139 domain-containing protein, whose product MRLTNRGTIIAVVVLVVLAGGIYLSLTGLPYKRSQIANEVKAYLIHTRAYPEANIQAVRGVYSLKSGDYEAEVRYKDEPDQHYTYAKVNGVFRLIGVSSMYGRHIDETFY is encoded by the coding sequence ATGAGGCTTACTAACCGGGGTACGATAATTGCTGTTGTGGTACTCGTTGTCTTAGCAGGAGGGATCTACCTGTCGCTAACCGGGTTACCCTATAAAAGAAGTCAAATCGCTAATGAGGTCAAAGCCTACCTGATTCATACCAGAGCATATCCCGAAGCAAATATTCAAGCGGTCCGGGGAGTCTATAGCCTGAAATCGGGCGATTATGAAGCGGAGGTAAGGTATAAGGATGAACCTGACCAGCATTACACCTATGCCAAAGTGAATGGAGTGTTCAGACTCATCGGAGTCAGCAGCATGTACGGAAGACATATAGATGAAACATTTTATTGA
- a CDS encoding carbohydrate ABC transporter permease, which produces MASNTIKQDSGSIFIKVISYICISVFALFCVFPFALMISSSFMNEQEIIREGYKLIPNEVSFKAYELLLSNSSKLVDAYQVTIFITVVGTVLGLFMMSMAGFVLNRKDFKYRNFFSFLIYFTTLFSGGLIPTYILMVKHLHLKDNLFAMILPAVVGAWSIFLMRNFMKAIPDSLYESATIDGAGDFRIYWRIFMPLAVPSLATIGLFSALGFWNEWYNGMLYMDTQSKFPLQYFLQRMINQANMGSLINSGAVINTADLPTQSIKMATAVLATGPIILLYPFIQRYFVTGLTIGAVKG; this is translated from the coding sequence ATGGCAAGTAATACTATTAAACAGGATTCAGGCAGCATTTTCATTAAGGTGATCAGCTACATTTGCATCTCCGTATTTGCCCTGTTCTGTGTGTTTCCTTTTGCGCTGATGATTTCTTCCTCCTTCATGAATGAGCAGGAGATTATCCGCGAGGGGTACAAGCTGATACCGAATGAGGTCTCTTTCAAGGCCTATGAATTGTTGCTCAGTAACTCCTCCAAACTGGTGGATGCTTATCAGGTAACGATCTTTATCACAGTCGTCGGTACGGTGCTCGGGCTGTTCATGATGTCCATGGCCGGATTTGTCCTGAACCGCAAGGATTTCAAATACCGTAACTTCTTCTCCTTCCTGATCTATTTCACCACCTTGTTCAGCGGAGGATTGATTCCGACTTACATCCTGATGGTTAAGCATCTGCACCTCAAGGACAACCTGTTCGCCATGATCCTGCCGGCGGTGGTAGGGGCGTGGTCGATCTTCCTGATGCGTAACTTCATGAAGGCAATCCCGGATTCCCTGTATGAATCAGCGACGATTGACGGCGCAGGCGATTTCCGCATCTACTGGCGGATCTTCATGCCGCTGGCGGTTCCGTCACTGGCAACGATTGGTCTGTTCTCGGCACTGGGCTTCTGGAATGAGTGGTACAACGGGATGCTGTACATGGACACTCAGAGCAAATTCCCGCTCCAGTACTTCCTGCAGCGCATGATCAATCAGGCGAATATGGGCAGTCTCATCAACTCGGGGGCGGTCATTAATACAGCCGATCTGCCGACCCAATCGATCAAAATGGCTACAGCCGTGCTGGCCACAGGCCCGATCATTCTCCTGTATCCATTCATTCAGCGTTACTTCGTAACCGGTCTTACCATCGGTGCTGTTAAGGGTTAA
- a CDS encoding IMP dehydrogenase — protein MAYYYEQPSRTFSEFLLVPSLTTKDCIPGNVDLSTPVTKFRRGETPALTMNLPVTSAVMQAVSDHNMAIALAKSGGISFIYGSQSIGQQVEMVRRVKKFKAGFVLSDSNLRPEDTLQDVLVLKARSGHSTIAVTDNGEPTGRLMGIVTSRDYRENRLPPDCPITEFMTPLASLIYAEEGITLTEANDMIWDHKLNCLPIVNASGHLVHLVFRKDYDSHQEYPLELHDDNKQLIVGAGINSRDYKERVPALVEAGADILCIDSSDGYSEWQAETIHYIKETFGESVKVGAGNVVDKEGFLYLVEAGADFIKVGIGGGSICITREQKGIGRGQASSVIEVAAARQEYYEQTGIYVPICSDGGIVYDYHIVLALAMGADFVMLGRYFARFDESPGRKLLVGGNFVKEYWGEGSSRARNWQRYDFGNADKESKLEFEEGVDSFIPYAGRLKDNLDLSISKIKSTMCNCGALTIPELQQKAKITLVSSTTIFEGGAHDVMLKEKDRSSS, from the coding sequence ATGGCTTATTATTACGAGCAGCCTTCAAGAACCTTCAGTGAATTCCTGCTGGTACCCAGCCTGACCACCAAAGATTGCATTCCCGGAAATGTGGATCTTAGCACACCGGTAACCAAATTCCGCCGGGGAGAGACACCGGCATTGACTATGAACCTCCCCGTGACTTCGGCGGTCATGCAGGCGGTATCCGACCACAACATGGCGATTGCGCTAGCCAAAAGCGGAGGCATCTCCTTCATCTATGGTTCCCAGTCTATCGGACAGCAGGTCGAAATGGTCCGCCGGGTCAAAAAATTCAAAGCCGGATTCGTTCTCAGTGACTCGAACCTGCGCCCGGAAGATACGCTTCAGGATGTGCTGGTGTTGAAGGCGCGCAGCGGCCACTCCACCATTGCGGTTACAGACAACGGAGAACCAACGGGCAGACTGATGGGCATCGTCACCAGCCGGGATTACCGCGAGAACCGCCTCCCGCCGGATTGCCCGATTACGGAATTCATGACCCCGCTCGCTTCGCTGATCTACGCCGAAGAAGGCATCACGCTCACAGAAGCGAACGACATGATCTGGGATCATAAGCTGAACTGCCTGCCGATCGTGAATGCCAGCGGCCATCTCGTGCATCTGGTCTTCCGCAAGGATTATGACAGCCATCAGGAGTATCCGCTGGAGCTGCATGACGACAACAAACAGCTCATCGTGGGTGCAGGAATCAATTCGCGGGATTACAAGGAGCGTGTACCGGCGCTGGTGGAGGCTGGAGCAGATATCCTGTGTATCGATTCCTCTGACGGGTATTCGGAGTGGCAGGCGGAGACTATTCATTATATTAAGGAGACTTTCGGGGAGAGCGTGAAGGTCGGCGCAGGCAATGTTGTCGACAAGGAGGGCTTCCTGTATCTCGTGGAGGCAGGGGCCGATTTCATCAAAGTCGGTATCGGCGGCGGCTCCATCTGCATCACCCGCGAGCAAAAGGGCATCGGCCGGGGCCAGGCCTCCTCCGTTATCGAAGTGGCGGCGGCGCGCCAGGAATATTATGAGCAGACTGGTATCTATGTCCCCATCTGCTCGGACGGCGGAATTGTTTATGACTATCATATTGTGCTGGCGCTGGCGATGGGCGCTGACTTCGTGATGCTTGGGCGCTATTTCGCCAGATTCGATGAGAGTCCCGGACGCAAGCTGCTGGTCGGCGGGAACTTCGTGAAGGAATATTGGGGCGAAGGCTCCAGCCGGGCCCGCAACTGGCAGCGTTATGACTTCGGCAATGCCGATAAAGAGAGCAAGCTGGAATTCGAGGAGGGGGTAGATTCCTTTATCCCCTATGCCGGACGGCTGAAGGATAATCTTGATCTCAGCATCAGCAAAATCAAGTCCACCATGTGCAATTGCGGCGCGCTAACCATCCCGGAATTGCAGCAGAAGGCCAAGATTACCCTGGTCTCCTCGACAACGATCTTTGAAGGAGGCGCACATGATGTTATGCTTAAGGAAAAGGACAGATCATCTTCCTGA
- a CDS encoding glucose 1-dehydrogenase, which translates to MGKLDGKVALITGGNSGIGLASARLFVAEGARVVITGRNPVSLHAAVEELGAEYAVAVQGDATDPQSAVKAVNAAIEAFGRLDVVYANAGIAGYTPLGSTELAAFEEVLRVNVTGTFFTVQAALPHLKAGASVILTGSVLAKAGRPGNSAYAASKGAVSSMTKVLASELSPLGIRVNNIAPGVTRTPIWGESAMDNWKQVEAGMALSIPLGRAAVPEEVAKVALFLASEDSSYIQGADIAVDGGAGSSPLGAPIYRQNA; encoded by the coding sequence ATGGGGAAGCTTGACGGGAAGGTTGCATTGATTACTGGAGGGAATAGCGGGATTGGGCTGGCTAGCGCAAGGTTATTTGTGGCGGAGGGCGCCAGAGTGGTCATTACCGGCCGTAATCCGGTATCCCTGCATGCGGCGGTAGAAGAGCTGGGTGCGGAGTATGCGGTTGCTGTGCAGGGGGATGCGACTGATCCGCAGAGTGCGGTGAAGGCTGTGAATGCAGCGATAGAGGCTTTCGGCAGACTGGATGTGGTCTACGCGAATGCAGGAATCGCGGGCTACACACCGCTGGGTAGCACAGAGCTTGCCGCCTTCGAGGAAGTGCTCCGGGTCAATGTGACCGGTACCTTCTTCACCGTCCAGGCTGCGCTGCCTCATCTGAAGGCCGGAGCCTCCGTCATTCTGACCGGCTCTGTACTGGCCAAGGCCGGAAGACCCGGGAACTCGGCCTACGCCGCCAGCAAAGGAGCGGTTAGCAGCATGACCAAAGTTCTGGCCTCCGAGCTCTCCCCGCTGGGCATCCGCGTCAACAACATTGCGCCCGGCGTAACGCGCACTCCGATCTGGGGAGAATCAGCGATGGATAACTGGAAGCAGGTTGAGGCAGGCATGGCTCTTTCGATTCCGCTGGGCCGCGCGGCTGTGCCGGAAGAGGTCGCCAAGGTAGCGCTGTTCCTGGCCTCCGAGGATTCGTCGTATATCCAGGGCGCAGATATCGCCGTCGACGGCGGAGCGGGCAGCTCTCCGCTGGGCGCACCAATATACCGCCAGAACGCGTAA
- a CDS encoding ABC transporter permease subunit: protein MARFVQSGGNVVRELLKNKVLYLMLLPVIVYFAVFHYAVMPGAYVAFVDYKLNKGIFGSDFIGLKNFEFLIQNGDLWNITKNTLLYNLVFLALGNIIQIVFAIMLSEIAGKWFKKISQSVILLPNFISMVIVGVFAYNLFNFNSGFINTMLTSTGLDKIEFYSDAGIWKYIIVAFKIWASTGYGMIVYLAAITGINHDLYEAAYMDGATTWQRIRYMTLPILKPTFILLLLFGMGGILKGSFDLFYNLIGTNSVLYPQTDIIDTYVFRSLVGQFNFSMGAAVGFYQSLFGLVLVLVVNFIVRKVEPDSALF, encoded by the coding sequence TTGGCAAGATTTGTACAATCGGGCGGAAATGTTGTCCGGGAATTATTGAAGAACAAAGTGTTGTATCTCATGCTGCTGCCTGTCATTGTGTATTTTGCTGTGTTTCATTATGCGGTAATGCCTGGCGCTTACGTTGCATTCGTAGATTACAAGCTCAACAAAGGGATCTTCGGCAGTGACTTTATCGGACTCAAGAATTTCGAGTTCCTGATTCAGAACGGAGACCTCTGGAATATCACCAAGAATACTTTGCTCTACAATCTGGTGTTCCTTGCACTAGGTAACATCATCCAGATTGTATTTGCCATCATGCTGTCGGAGATTGCAGGCAAGTGGTTCAAGAAGATCTCCCAGTCGGTTATTCTGCTTCCGAACTTCATCTCGATGGTTATCGTCGGCGTGTTCGCGTATAACCTGTTCAATTTCAACTCCGGGTTTATCAATACGATGCTTACCAGTACGGGCTTAGACAAGATTGAGTTCTACTCCGACGCTGGAATCTGGAAATACATCATTGTAGCGTTCAAGATCTGGGCAAGTACCGGTTACGGTATGATTGTCTATCTGGCAGCCATTACGGGGATTAACCATGATCTCTACGAAGCAGCGTATATGGATGGCGCCACTACCTGGCAGCGTATCCGTTATATGACTCTGCCGATTCTGAAGCCAACCTTCATTCTGCTCCTCCTGTTCGGTATGGGCGGAATTCTCAAAGGCTCCTTCGACCTCTTCTACAATTTGATTGGAACAAACTCCGTGCTGTATCCGCAGACGGATATTATAGATACGTATGTCTTCCGGTCGCTCGTGGGACAATTTAACTTCTCCATGGGTGCTGCAGTAGGCTTCTACCAATCCTTATTCGGTCTGGTGCTGGTGCTTGTCGTTAACTTTATTGTGCGCAAGGTTGAGCCGGATAGTGCGTTGTTCTAA